In Oleiharenicola lentus, the following are encoded in one genomic region:
- a CDS encoding MFS transporter → MQFLPRFPLVLSESKKLRLISMTAFYFAQGLPIGLYLTAVAAWVSKNGASASDVAFLVTTTYLPWSFKFFGAALMDRYTYLAMGRRRIWLIASQFLMFIGLLVAALASPGPGDISVLAYVGFAIFVGSAMQDVAVDGLAVDLLPDEEQGTASAFMFAGQAFGIAIGAALGGTLLARYGSTVTFLGFVPLVGLTCLLAIILRERTGEKILPWTTGQASPATRMVGSINWLAILKITLVSMVKRDSLFFLAATTVVRTTSGIFVAFWPAYATTKANWSTQDYSAMVAVVGLVVATSGMGLGTLLNAKLGPRRACIFSAGLYIVLGGLLIALPQLGLLWAGLIALYAFSDSTSLLFTISGNPLRMRLSDKRVAATQFTIYNSLGNLPVPAGAYLLAWTTAQGGQTMTMTTVIGLAIIGMILMSLLRIGNVVDNVPESGRPPRMD, encoded by the coding sequence ATGCAGTTCCTGCCCCGATTCCCCCTCGTGTTGAGCGAAAGCAAAAAACTGCGCCTGATCAGCATGACGGCGTTTTATTTCGCGCAAGGCCTGCCGATCGGCCTCTATTTGACCGCGGTCGCGGCCTGGGTTTCCAAAAACGGGGCCTCGGCCTCCGATGTCGCCTTTCTGGTCACCACCACCTATCTGCCGTGGAGTTTCAAGTTTTTCGGCGCGGCCTTGATGGACCGTTACACTTATCTCGCGATGGGACGCCGCCGGATCTGGCTGATCGCCTCCCAATTCCTGATGTTCATCGGCCTGCTGGTGGCTGCGCTGGCCAGCCCGGGCCCCGGGGACATCTCCGTGCTGGCCTATGTGGGCTTTGCGATCTTTGTCGGCAGCGCGATGCAGGATGTCGCGGTGGACGGTCTGGCCGTGGATTTGCTGCCCGATGAAGAACAAGGCACCGCCAGCGCCTTCATGTTTGCCGGGCAGGCCTTCGGCATCGCGATTGGCGCGGCCTTGGGCGGCACCCTGCTGGCGAGATATGGCTCCACGGTCACGTTCCTGGGTTTTGTTCCGCTCGTCGGTCTCACCTGCCTGCTGGCGATAATCTTGCGCGAGCGGACGGGCGAAAAGATCCTGCCGTGGACCACGGGCCAAGCCTCCCCGGCCACGCGCATGGTTGGCTCGATCAACTGGCTGGCGATCCTCAAGATCACCCTGGTTTCGATGGTCAAGCGCGACAGTCTGTTCTTCCTCGCCGCCACGACGGTGGTCCGCACGACGAGCGGCATTTTCGTGGCTTTTTGGCCGGCCTACGCGACCACCAAAGCGAACTGGTCAACCCAGGATTACTCGGCGATGGTCGCGGTTGTCGGCCTGGTCGTTGCCACCAGCGGGATGGGGTTGGGGACCTTGCTCAATGCCAAGCTCGGCCCCCGCCGGGCGTGCATTTTCTCTGCCGGGCTTTACATCGTCCTCGGAGGTCTGCTTATCGCCCTGCCGCAGTTGGGCCTGCTGTGGGCCGGATTGATCGCGCTGTATGCCTTTTCTGACTCGACCAGCCTGCTCTTTACGATTTCCGGCAATCCGCTCCGGATGCGGCTGTCCGACAAGCGGGTGGCGGCCACTCAATTCACGATTTATAATTCGCTCGGCAATTTGCCGGTTCCGGCTGGCGCCTACCTCCTGGCCTGGACGACAGCTCAAGGCGGACAGACCATGACCATGACCACGGTGATCGGCCTGGCGATCATCGGGATGATTTTGATGTCCCTGCTCAGGATTGGCAACGTGGTCGACAACGTCCCCGAGAGCGGCCGGCCCCCACGGATGGACTGA
- a CDS encoding carboxypeptidase M32 produces the protein MSTYQSLCEVAAEVALLTSAESVLGWDQETYMPEKALGHRARQLSYLTGKAHELLTSSKTRKLLERAEAEKPEDERQAANVQGLRRIIDRATKLPRRFVEEEKQVTTRAKAVWVEARRQSDFAMFAPHLEKILGLARRKAELFGYKDEPYDALLDLYERDTTTREVAALFAEMRPQLAELARAAVAKSKQQRPGVLKGHYPCKQQQILNREIAESLGFDFGAGRIDTTAHPFCTTLGPADVRLTTRYDETRFLSSLFGVMHEAGHGLYEQGLPGHEFGLPGGSAASLGLHESQSRLWENHVGRSRLFWTKWLPRAQELFPHLRKVKLDEFMREILRSEFSFIRVEADEATYDLHILLRFGLERRLVRGELAVKDVPGLWKEEYHDLFGLTPPDDRRGCLQDIHWSMGGLGYFATYTLGNINAAQLFAAARRRKQVAAALERCDYAPLLQWLRKNVHAHGAALTPARIMQLATGRPADAKWHIAHLRERYLG, from the coding sequence ATGAGCACCTACCAATCCCTCTGCGAGGTTGCTGCTGAAGTCGCATTGCTGACCTCCGCGGAGTCTGTCCTGGGCTGGGATCAGGAGACCTACATGCCGGAGAAGGCGCTGGGGCACCGCGCGCGGCAGCTGTCCTATCTCACCGGGAAGGCGCATGAACTGCTAACCTCAAGCAAGACGCGGAAGCTGCTGGAGCGGGCGGAGGCGGAGAAGCCGGAAGATGAGAGACAGGCGGCGAACGTGCAGGGATTGCGGCGCATCATCGACCGGGCGACAAAGTTGCCGCGGCGGTTTGTGGAGGAAGAAAAGCAGGTCACAACCCGGGCGAAGGCCGTGTGGGTCGAGGCGCGGCGGCAGTCCGATTTCGCGATGTTTGCGCCGCATCTGGAAAAAATCCTCGGCCTTGCGCGGCGCAAAGCGGAATTATTCGGTTATAAGGACGAGCCGTATGACGCGTTGCTGGACTTGTATGAGCGCGACACGACGACACGTGAAGTGGCCGCGCTGTTTGCGGAAATGAGGCCGCAATTGGCCGAACTAGCCCGGGCGGCGGTGGCGAAATCCAAGCAACAGAGGCCGGGCGTGCTCAAGGGGCATTATCCCTGCAAACAGCAGCAGATCCTGAACCGTGAGATTGCGGAGAGCCTGGGCTTTGATTTCGGGGCGGGCCGCATCGACACCACGGCCCATCCCTTTTGCACCACACTCGGTCCCGCCGATGTGCGGCTGACGACACGGTATGACGAGACTCGATTTCTGTCGTCGCTCTTCGGGGTGATGCACGAGGCGGGCCACGGGTTGTATGAGCAGGGGTTGCCCGGCCACGAATTCGGTCTTCCGGGCGGCTCAGCGGCGTCGCTGGGTCTCCATGAGTCGCAGAGCAGGCTGTGGGAGAACCATGTGGGCCGCAGTCGTCTGTTTTGGACAAAGTGGCTGCCGCGGGCGCAGGAATTGTTCCCGCACCTGAGGAAGGTGAAGCTGGATGAATTCATGCGGGAGATCCTGCGTTCGGAGTTCAGCTTCATTCGGGTGGAGGCCGACGAGGCGACGTATGATCTGCACATCCTGCTGCGTTTTGGTCTCGAGCGCCGTCTGGTGCGGGGTGAACTGGCGGTGAAGGATGTGCCGGGGCTGTGGAAGGAGGAATATCACGATCTCTTCGGACTGACGCCACCGGATGACCGTCGCGGCTGCCTGCAGGATATTCATTGGAGCATGGGCGGGCTGGGCTATTTCGCGACCTACACCCTGGGAAACATCAACGCCGCGCAGCTATTTGCGGCCGCGCGGCGGCGGAAGCAGGTCGCGGCCGCTCTGGAGCGGTGCGATTACGCGCCCCTTTTGCAGTGGTTGCGCAAAAATGTGCATGCGCACGGTGCCGCGCTGACCCCGGCAAGGATCATGCAGCTGGCGACGGGCCGGCCGGCGGACGCCAAGTGGCACATCGCTCATCTGCGGGAGCGTTACTTGGGCTGA
- a CDS encoding phenylpyruvate tautomerase MIF-related protein: MTVPGGAGKLDLEKEAVMPYLKIQTNLPLSKKAERTVLRTASTLVAEELDKPEDYVMVALQANTPMLFAGSDEPVAFLELKAIGLPARKTKRLSEALCTLIESHLGISPSRVYVKFITVPRGMWGWKGDTF, from the coding sequence GTGACAGTCCCCGGGGGTGCTGGCAAACTCGACCTCGAAAAGGAGGCCGTCATGCCCTACCTGAAAATCCAGACCAACCTGCCCCTGTCCAAGAAAGCTGAGCGCACCGTGCTGCGCACCGCCTCGACCCTCGTGGCCGAGGAACTCGACAAGCCCGAGGACTACGTGATGGTGGCCCTCCAGGCCAACACCCCCATGCTGTTCGCCGGCAGTGACGAACCGGTGGCTTTTCTCGAGCTCAAGGCCATCGGCCTGCCCGCCCGCAAAACCAAACGCCTCAGCGAGGCACTCTGCACCCTGATCGAGAGCCATCTCGGCATCTCGCCCAGCCGCGTCTATGTGAAGTTCATCACCGTGCCCCGCGGCATGTGGGGTTGGAAGGGCGACACGTTCTAG
- a CDS encoding FmdB family zinc ribbon protein encodes MATYLYETVPQRPDAQPRRFEVVQSMKDAPLTKHPDTGEPVRRVISGGFGYMEKAGPKASPALSASAPCMPGCACHSGPRLPAP; translated from the coding sequence ATGGCCACCTACCTCTACGAAACCGTCCCGCAGCGCCCGGATGCGCAGCCACGTCGCTTCGAGGTCGTCCAGAGCATGAAGGATGCCCCGCTGACCAAGCACCCCGACACCGGCGAACCCGTGCGGCGGGTGATCAGCGGCGGCTTCGGCTACATGGAGAAGGCCGGCCCGAAGGCCTCGCCCGCGCTCTCGGCTTCCGCGCCCTGCATGCCGGGTTGCGCCTGTCACAGCGGTCCGCGCCTGCCCGCGCCCTGA
- a CDS encoding DUF5069 domain-containing protein: MVNYHTPNLTQHPPRSPRVRLGGFAHLPRLIDKARATIAGTQGEYIYDCAMDARFWAFTGLKADAFLAEVKTGKCDYDLLNHVLAAMQPKRTPSEIAAWSAWLEQLPPTLPAGREFFNQTHTAIGPRREDIASWCDLLDLEDFVSFGGKS; encoded by the coding sequence ATGGTCAACTACCACACCCCGAACCTCACGCAGCACCCGCCGCGCAGCCCGCGCGTGCGCCTCGGCGGCTTTGCCCACCTGCCGCGCCTGATCGACAAGGCCCGCGCCACCATCGCCGGCACCCAGGGAGAATACATCTATGACTGCGCGATGGACGCCCGCTTCTGGGCATTCACCGGCCTCAAGGCCGACGCCTTTCTCGCCGAGGTGAAAACCGGCAAGTGCGATTACGACCTGCTGAACCATGTGCTCGCCGCCATGCAGCCCAAGCGCACGCCCAGTGAGATTGCCGCCTGGTCGGCGTGGCTGGAACAGCTGCCGCCCACCCTGCCTGCCGGCCGCGAATTCTTCAACCAGACCCACACCGCCATCGGCCCGCGTCGCGAGGACATTGCCTCCTGGTGCGACCTGCTCGACCTGGAGGATTTCGTGTCCTTCGGCGGGAAGTCGTGA